The region GATGTTCAGAAGGGTGAGTTGAGGCTCAGAGTTCAGGGTGAAGAAGTGTTCTTCAATGTGTTCATGGCAATGTCATATCCTAGATCAAGTGACAATTGTTTTTCTATTGATGTGATTGAGGGGGCTATTTTTGAAAAGAATTTGAGCACTAATGCTCTAGAGGTGGCGCTGACACAATGTGAAGAGGAAAAGAGTGATGATGTTGAGGTGATGGAATATGTGAGATAGGTGAATTCTTATGAGCCATATACTAGATAAAATGCACTGAATATCCTTAATAATTAAACCAAATGGAGAAAGCATAGAAACTCTATTCCTAATAGCTTGAATAGCTAAAAGGCAATCGATTCCAGTAGCACATTACACCATCCCTTTCTTTTTATCCAGCTCAATGCTTCCTTCAAACCATTCCATGCATATGACAAACAAGAGCTTCCAATAGCTTACCTTCATGGTCCCATGCCACACAACTGAAACCAAGATGATTATCATTAACAAATAAAGTTGCATATACATTTACCTTGACAGAACCATCTTGAGGTCTGACCCAGCGATCACCACCTTCTCCTGGTAATAGCGATTGAGTGGGTTGTTGCACTTGTTTTTCCTAACTAGATCATTACGTCCCTTTCAGATTGCCCACCATAGCATACCAGCCAGTCCTCTACTATCTTTGGAATTCTGAACAAACATCGCCTAGAGCCAGTTTGCAAATACCAAATTAATATCCCTTGGAAGGCAGATACTCATTTTTTCCCAGCACATTGTAGCAAATAGACAACGTATTCTGATGTGAACAATTGTTTCAGGCTCACCTTGGCACACCGGGCTGACTAATTCCAACTCTACATGCTTCATTCTAAGTTGGACACGAGTTGGTAAACATCTCAAAGATGCTCTCCACAGAAAATTTTGCACTTTTTGGGGAACCTTCAATTTCCATAATGCTCTCCAAAAGCCTGCATTGCCATCTTCTTGCCATCTTCCATTGATCACCTAAGACAGCTTGTATTCCCTTTTCTCTGAATACCAACCTGAAATCTCCTTTGCCCATTGCCACAAATCATCATCCCGCACACTACTCAGAGGGATACTCATAATTAAGTCTTTATCCTTATCTCCAACCATGTCATTCAGCACCTCTTCATCCCACTCACGTTGCCCTGGGCATAAAAGACTTGCCACTTTCTTGTTAACTAGACCAGGATGATTGGATACTACAAACAGATTATCATCATTTAGGAGCCACGAATCTTTAAGAATATCAATCTTTAATCCTGAACCCACACTTCTCTGAACTCCTTTCTTAACCAACTCTTGAGCTTCCCATATACTCCGCCAAATAAAGCTAGGATTAGTTCTCAATTCCGCACTCAAATATGTACCCCGAGGGTAGTATCTTGCCTTGAAAATCTGTCCAACCAACCCATTTTCATTTGTCAATAAGCGCCAACCTTGCTTACCTAACAAAGCCAAATTAAAATCCCTCAAATGCCTGAAACCCATTTCTCCATTAGTTTTATGAGAACTATGTCGAACCCAACTCATCCAGCTAATACCTTTCCTCCTATTTTCAAAAGTGTTCCAGCAAAATCGACTCATCATTCTCTCCACATCCTTACAAATTGACAAGGGAAGTAGAAAAACATTCATAGCGTAAGTTGGAAGAGCTTGAATAACCATTTTGATTAAAATCTATTTTCCTGCTCTAGAGAGTAGCTTACCATTTCAATTCTTTATTCTCTGCCTCACTCTCTCCTACAGAAAACCCAACAATACTCATTTGTTTCATCCCATCATGTTAGGAAGACCCAAATACATACttcctgtaacaccctacttccttagagtcgttactaagcgAGTTAAAAATGTTCCAttagctcgctaaccgaggtttttggtTAAAAGTGTTGCTAAACCATAATAAAAGCCGTTTAAAGGCATTAAATATAACAATGTGGTCATCCATTAAAaacgtaaagagttatacatttgggatcccaaaatactattcagaaaatactttacatcttaaaatacatttaaggtcgacctaaGCCACAAATCAACTATAACAGTACATTTCCCAAAAAATAACCCTAGCCTTGgtggccaggcaggccgaacatgtacctgtcactccacgctctccatactcatggttggtcgacctttcctttgcccttgcctgcaccatagagcacccatgagctgaagcccagcaagaaaactcaacacaaaacaaataacatatgcatatctatcaacagcATATAACAagacagccaacaggctaaacacatagcggccatgccgtcccaggtgctttaccaggccctgagttcgTGGTCTGCACCAAGAGGATGACTCCatcatcctaggagggtctcaccttAACGGCCTGCAATACGCGTgctcaacgccgttcccggccccttgacGTACTCAGCTctgcactctgcgtgctcaatgcccttcccggccccttgtcgtacttaGCTTCCTGCCGTTGTTGGCCTTCGTCATTCCCGGCCTTCgctgttcattcacaaatatgcatcacatagcataatatcaacaaatatttaaacatatactaaacataaactaTAGGGCTACGTCGTGTAATCCaatcaatagggccatgccctccAATACAAACAATAAGGCCACActctgctctacaggtacaacagttttcttacccaTGTCCtaagctatctgagcaccgcaatcccaaGCATAGTCCTCTACCTcgagccttgctgaaaacctagtcacaacgcattcataatagccatccatcaagttataatccaataaataacttcggaatataatcctagcctctgagaccttggattctaccaatccgggtggtaaaatccttcccgagctaaaaaccttcaaacaaccaatattttgaatttgagtcgtggcccagccccttaagggctgcagcgcgctcaagtcagaggtaAAATGCCTCTCTGTTGAGGGACACGAGTCATGACGCTCCAAACcttgggtcgcggtgcgcctgggcagacagaggcttccagcctcttcgacaaacgcgggtcgcggcgcttgaagaacagggtcgcagctcgAACCTCCCAACCCAGAAAATCACAATTTTTCCTGCGTTTTCCTTGAGCCTAAACCCCAATTTTCATAATTCAAACATCAATAAAACTCATAATTGAACCTGTATTCCTTGTTTACATATCCTAGTTAACACAATAAGTCCATAAATAACCCCATAAACTCTGCAAACATCCAAGATCATACTTGGAACCCATTTCCATGCAAGCCTATATCTCCAAGAGAATTCAACAGTAAAACCAAGTTTAAGAGCTTACCTCTGTTACAGATTCGACCTGAGTAATTCCTATACACTTCTAGCCCTCAATCCCTCATTCCCATAGTCTAAATTTCCAATACACCCTTCAAGCCATCAAGCATCCAAGAAGATAGAGGGAGGCAAGAGAGAGAAAGTAATGAGTCTAGGTGAGAATTTATGTTTCCCTTCCTTCTCTTTAGTTCCAGTGACCTCTTAAGACTACTAAGCCTACTCTAAACTATGTATAacccctgccaaaagaccatattgccccttaAGCTTATCTTAAATCCTTAAGTGACCCAAGGGAAATTTCGTCATTTACcttatcccgctaattcctccaGTATTCCCATAAATCCCTATTTaaccccgacatgtccaaatcagtACCAAACTAGtacccgttactcaataattcccgaacacatataacatacccaaaatacccccaggctcctcccgagccgagtatatgaccccgttgtgacttttagctaaATTTCcccctaggactatctcggatcatgcatcacaaatatatcaccacttactcatggtatcaatcacaatatacacaaatacgtcatttatgccatcaaccagctaaaattacaaatatgcccctaatagccaaatggggcccacatgcatatttaattcacctaaacatgcatttctaatcacataatcatcaaattcatttattaacataattaaatcaattattgctctcCAGGCACGTTAATCAAGGTCTTatgccttattagaaaatttgggacgctacagttcCCTCACTTGCTTCatacatccccaagcttccacaAATCGCACTTCATAATTGATGATATGTGTTAGAACTAAAAAACACTAAGGACTTAACATTATTAACTTTTTGGCCCGAAGCTTCTTCAAAACATCTATGGAGCTGCAAAATCTTTTATGCTTCCCTTTCTGTAGCCTTACAATACATATAACTATCATTTGCAAAGAGCATATGCGATACCATAGGCGCACCTCTAGCCACCTTATACCCATGAATCCATTTTTTCCTTTCATACTTCTTGATAAGAGCTGAGAAACCTTTTGCGCAAATCATAAATAAATAAGGTGAGATCAGATCATCTTGTCAGATCCCTCTTGTTGGCACAATAGGTCCCATCTCCTAACCTCCACACAGAATCTTGTACTGGACAGATGCTAGACAATGCATAATCAATTGCACCCATTTATCAACAAAACCCATTCTACTCAGGATTTCTTTTAAGAAAGGACATTCTATTCTGTCATAAGCCTTACTCATATCAAGTTTGAGTGCCATATACCCATCCTTCCCTCGATGTTTCCTTTTCAAATAATGCATAACTTCAAATGATACCATAATTTTGTCAGTTATCAAGTGACCTGAAATAAAGGCACTTTGAGTGTCAGATATAACTTGGTTCAATAAATACTTCATCCAATTAGCAAGAACCTTGGACACCACCTTGTACAGCACATTACAGAGAGAAAATGGTCGCATATCACCCAAGCTCTCAGGGTTCCTTTTCTTGGGGATCAAAATCACATGAGTATTATTTAAGCTATTTGTGAAATTCCCTAAATCAAAGAATTCTTTTACTACCTCCACAACATCCTGTCCAACAATCCTCCAATATTTTTTATAGAACGCCGGTGTCATCCCATCAGGACCTAGGGACTTGTCAGGATGCATCTAAAAGAGAGTATCATGGACTTCCTCCTTCGAAATAGGCTTAATTAGCTCTTCATTATGGTCTCTAGTAATTGTCGGCTCTATGCATTCTAAAATCTCCCCTCACTCAGACTCAAAAGCTTGAAACAACACCTGAAAATAATCTATCATAACATCTTGGAGTCCACTCTCCAACTCCACCCACACCCCATCCTTATTTTTAAGACGATGGATCTGATTACTTCTCCTCCTTGTACTAGCAGAGGCATGGAAATATTTACTATTTTGATCCCCTGCTTGTAACCATAGCTACTTTGATCTCTCTCTCCAAAACACCTCCCTCTGTTCCATGACTTCAAAAAACTTCTGTTGCTCTGCTGCATACCTCCTAACCCCATCTACATTTATCCTGCCTTttatacttttaatttcttttttacaCGCCCAAATTACATGTTATCCCCTTACCCCACTGCGCCAGCTTCTCACTATAGAACCTTACCTTTTTGTGACTAGTCATACCCAAACAAGAGTTCTAGCTATCTTGTATAATATGTTGACACATTGGCTCATGAACCCAGGCATTCTCAAATCTAAATTTGAACCAACACTAGTTGCCGAAAACAGGGATCTAAAAGCAAAAGGCAGTGATCAGAAGAAGACACTTCTAAATTAAACAACTTAGCCGATACAAAAGAATTCAACCAATTTTGGGACACTAACCCTCTATCCAACCGAACCTCTACCCACCTGTCAGTTCCACAGCCTGCCTCCCAAGTGAATTGATACCCAACTAAATCAAGATCATGAACACCACAATCTTGAATCACATCTTGAAAGCCTTGAACAAACCCATTTGGATATGTTAAGCCACCCTTTTTATCCTTATAGCTAATTATGTTATTGAAATTCCAAATCATACACCAAGGGGTATCTCTTTGAGATTTCAACTTCCTAATGAAATCCTAAGTTTTAGGCCCTATTATGGTCCCCATAGATGCCAGTTAATCAATACTCACAAATtcctttacttttaattaaaacatCTACATGATTATGAGAAAAACTTAGCAAACTTACTTCATCCTTCCCTTTCCATATGAAAGCCATACCACCACTCCTTTCCTAGGCTTCGACGGAAATGGCTCCTACAAAACTAAGCAGTCGGCGCACATACTCCACTCTTTTCTCTAGAACACAATGTTTCACACACAAAAATGTAACTGGGCTTCTTTTGCAAAACTAGCTCTTTTAGGAACTGAATGGCTCGTGGGTTCCCAAGCCCATGACAGTTACAACTCAAGGTACTCATGGTGATTGGCGAGCCCCACTGCCAAGGCACGCCAATGACACATTTTTTGGATTTTCAGAAATATTCAGGCCCATTTCCACCACAGACCCAGATTGCGATTGGCCCAAGTTCTCTTTAGGCCCACCCACACTTCCTTCCACCAAACATCTACATTTTGGGTCAATAATGAGTAGCCCATCATTTTGAATTTCCCCTACTTTATCACCAACGTTTACCCTGTCATTAATGTTCAACATCCCACGATTCCCTCTTAATTGAGGCAGAGTCAAATCTCTACCATTTCCTCCAGTATCTGCTCCCACATTTCTCGCTATCTCACCTTCATTCTCCATAACTTCCATGTATGTGTGAATAGTGCCACCTCCCATATTCGGCATGTAGTTAACATTCCCACGTCCTCTTGGCACCATCATTTGTACCGCCACCCCCAATCTTAGCCACTGTGACCTAATTAGTTGGTTATTCCGGGGAGGTTAAGCTCGCATCCAAGCTCTATACGACTTCTCTACTAGCTCTATAGGTCTATCAAAGAGCTTCTCACAGAAACCTTTCGAATGACCAATGAGTccacaaataaaacaaaaaatatgggCTCTCTCATACTTAAATGATACCCAGAACCATTCACTGCCACTCTTCCTGATCTTCAACCTTCTCCTCAGTGGGATATCAATATAGAGAGTCACACGGACTCCAAACACCCACAAAATTATTGGGATCTGATTCAACGAACTCTCCAATGCTATTTCCCACATCCCTAGCCACTCTTTCTGACATAAAACCTGGTGGCACATCAAACACCTGAACCCAGATATCAAGCTTATTTAGACGAACATTTCTCGGCACTTCTTCTTCAACTCTTGTAAATATCAATTGGTTTCTATTAAGCGTCCACGAGCTCCCTTCAATCACACACTTAATATTGATTTCATGGTACAAGTGGAAAAGATACAGATTATTCTGTATTTCTTTAACATACATTCCCCTCCCTGGACGCCACAAAGCAGCCAACTGATGTTGCATGATGGTGAAGTCTATAATCCCTTCAGTTAAGAATCTCCCTACTAAGCACCATCAGACATCTATTCCTTCATTTTCCTCCACATTATCATACAAGATTCCTCCATTCTCCCCTTCCTCTAATCTAATATCTGCATATCAGGTCTCTATGTTCTGCATTAAGGAACTACTAGACACCATCCTAGATCACAGGATTCTTCACGTACACAATCTTGAAAAGAACTTTCATGTACAAACCTTAGACAAAACAACACcaacactaaaaaaaaaaatcaacaacaaATCCATACATAACAAACCATTTTAGAAGACAAGACCACCCTTGAAATTTTGATTTTGGTTTGTTGTCAATAAAATCATTTTTTGGGACTATTGTCTACAAAGCCAACAAAATAAGAAATTGCAAAATTTGATAGAGAGAATTAATGACATTATTTGTTGGTGGTGGGTGTGCGTTATTAGTTCAACTTTCTTAAAGTGAAAATTAAAAGGAGAAGACATTTGCCGACAACATTAGTTAAAGGGTTTTTAGCTTAAGTTTAAGAGTTTGTTACGTTGTTTGAAAtaacttttacttttacttttactttttacTTGCAAAATTTGATAGAAAGAATTAATGACATTATTTGTTGGCGGTGGGTGTGCATTATTAGTTCAACTTTCTTAAAGTGCAAATTAAAAGGAGAAGACATTTGCCGACAACATTAGTTAAAGGGTTTTTAGCTTAAGTTTAAGAGATTGTTACGTTGTTTGAGAcaacttttacttttacttttactttttgaTGGTAGAAGAAGAGAAGTAAaagcttaattttttttagttgtgGTCTACTTTTAAAAGTgcttttaaaattacaaaaatatattttaatggcattaatttttttcattagaattatgataaaataggaaatatattattaaaagtagaaaaaaaaaattaatttaaaatttaaataaaacttaaatcagttttttcttgttttttcaAAAGTGAAAAAGATGATGAAGACTTATTTTCTTAAGATGAGTTTTCAATCACATGGTCCCGTTTGGCTTAGCTTGTTATAAGCTATTTTTAGTTTCTAGAATTAAAATAAAAGGCAATTTTGGAGTGTTTGGGTAAAAATAAAAAgtcattttttaatttaaaatgtctTTTTTGAGAAGTTAGAATTTGTAgctttttgtttttaaagacctTTTTGAGAAGTTATTTTCTATAGTAGAATACTTTTATTATTCTTAATTTACTTATAAAAGAtcttttttttattgatatccaaacacttttaaaagaattttttcataaaaaaaaaatctttataaaATAGTTATCCAAACATACAAAATAAGtcaaatattttacttatcttaTGCTTTTAGCTATAAGCAAAAGCAAAACCTTTGCCAACggtactacaagaaaaaatgcttattATAATACCAAAAAAGTATTATAAAATAGTTATCGTAATATTTTTTGAAGCATTAAGGAAAGTTGTGTTATcataaacatgttgttttccatgggaataaaaaaattagtcatgcgtacaacaacatgtttgaacttagttttcggtattgtaaactattcggaattttttgaaaatttgcaggatgctctaaatagctacaatatacacgatcattaaaaaatcgcgccgaaaactgttcacgtaCGGGATGAGAACACTAAGAGCCCCACCGATAAAGTTTAAAGAGAATctcctataaaaaaaattgtcatatatatagataataataattacatatttaataatatatatacaccccattttattaaaaaaaaactttaaacaCTTTCTCTCAACTTTTCTTTacattctttagtttcttttctGTTTTAATTTCAATCATTTTCTTATCtcgtttttataattttttattgaaaataatgtatatatatttttaaaatttttaccATAACAtggtattcatatatatatatatacatattaattttttttatatatttagacatttaagatatatttttatttatatgtattttagaataattaagaaaaagaagaaaaaatataaaagaaggtgagaataattttaaaaaatatatattattatatgttaGTTTTTAATAATAAGTGGGGTGTCTTAATAAAATTTTAGGGTGTAAATAtgttaaaagaaaaatatgttgAGGGAGAGAGTTGAGGAAGAAGGGCACAGAGAGTGAAAAGAAGATTTTGTTGTTGtctttacttttttttaaaatagttttattttattgACTGAATCTAGATAGTATAATTTTATTCATtgaccaaaattgagtttagagtagtgttatacccaaaattcGGCATTGTCACATGGCGGTCCACAAAGCAATGACGTGTCAAGACAAAGTAGAAAAACGCTACAGTCACCATCATTCACCAAGAAGAGTGACCATCGTCACTCTCTCATCACTTAGGCAGAGGCAGACCTCGCTAACACCAATCTACTTCTCCCATTTCGTGGAGTCAAATGATCCC is a window of Humulus lupulus chromosome 4, drHumLupu1.1, whole genome shotgun sequence DNA encoding:
- the LOC133832107 gene encoding uncharacterized mitochondrial protein AtMg00310-like — its product is MVIQALPTYAMNVFLLPLSICKDVERMMSRFCWNTFENRRKGISWMSWVRHSSHKTNGEMGFRHLRDFNLALLGKQGWRLLTNENGLVGQIFKARYYPRGTYLSAELRTNPSFIWRSIWEAQELVKKGVQRSVGSGLKIDILKDSWLLNDDNLFVVSNHPGLVNKKVASLLCPGQREWDEEVLNDMVGDKDKDLIMSIPLSSVRDDDLWQWAKEISVVWHGTMKVSYWKLLFVICMEWFEGSIELDKKKGMV